A portion of the Manduca sexta isolate Smith_Timp_Sample1 chromosome 20, JHU_Msex_v1.0, whole genome shotgun sequence genome contains these proteins:
- the LOC115445698 gene encoding coiled-coil domain-containing protein 12, whose protein sequence is MVIMDTPESVGSLEEQALKRKERLKNLKRKNPSNENAPSEVEKEIVPLPKPKFRSYKPQDESLQESKIDDAEPALIEEEVKELLDAGKEKVVLQDLDISSLAPRKPDWDLKRDVAKKLEKLERRTQKAIAELIWERLKQGNEDNLGAMVTMTDNRTTDED, encoded by the exons ATGGTAATTATGGACACTCCGGAATCTGTTGGGAGCTTGGAAGAACAAGCACTAAAAAGGAAAGAgagattaaaaaatttaaagcgaAAAAATCCTAGCAATGAAAATGCACCGTCAGAAGTAGAAAAAGAAATTGTACCACTTCcaaa aCCTAAATTTAGAAGTTACAAACCTCAAGATGAATCACTACAAGAATCCAAAATAGATGATGCTGAACCAGCACTTATCGAAGAAGAGGTTAAAGAATTACTTGATGCTGGGAAAGAAAAG GTAGTATTACAAGATTTGGACATATCAAGCTTAGCGCCAAGGAAACCAGATTGGGATCTAAAAAGAGATGTGGCTAAGAAATTAGAAAAACTAGAAAGGAGAACACAGAAAGCCATTGCTGAACTAATTTGGGAGAGGTTGAAACAAGGCAATGAAGACAATTTGGGAGCCATGGTCACTATGACTGACAACAGAACGACAGATGAAGATTGA